ATGCGCTCGACCGAGATGCACATCTGGCCGCAGTTGACGAGGCCGCCCCAGACGGCGGCCCGCGCCGCGCGCTCGAGGTTCGCGTCCGCGCAGACGATCATCGCGTCCTTGCCGCCCAGCTCGAGCTCCACCGGGATGGGCTTCTTCGCCGCCGCGGCCATGACCTTGCGGCCCGTCGCCACCGAGCCGGTGAAGAAGAGCTTGTCGACGTCGGCCTCACAGAGCGCGGCGCCCGTCGAGCCGTCGCCCTGGATCACCTCGACGACCCCGCGCGGCAGGCCGATGCGCCGGAAGATCTCGTCCATGATCTCGCCCGTGAGCGGCGTGACCTCGGAGGGCTTGAGCACGACCGTGTTGCCGGCGATGAGCGCGGAGACCGTCGGCACCATCGAGAGCTGGAACGGGAAGTTCCAGGGCGAGATGACCCCGATCACGCCCATCGGGAAGTGCTCGATGTAGCTCTTCTTGCCGGGGAAGATGATCGGCGTCCCGACCCGCTTGCGGGCGAGCGTCTTCGGAGCGGTCTTGCGGTAGTGATCGATGAAGAGCGGGATGCTCATCAGCTCGGTGAGCAGCGAGTCGACGAGGGGCTTGCCCGTGTCCTCGCTGATGCGGCGCGCGTACTCCTCGCCGTGCGTGCGGACGACGTCCTTGATGCGCGAGAGCATGCGCAGCCGGTCCTGCAGCGCCGTGTCGCGCCACGCGGGGAAGGCGGCGCGGGCGCGGCCGACCGCGGCGAAGACCTCGTCGCGTGAGGTGATCGGGAAGGTGCCGAGCGGCTCGCCCGACACCGGGCTGCGCTTGTCGATCACCGGGCCTCGAGCTGCCTCCGAGCCGCTGCTTCCTACCGTCTGCGTCGTCTCCATCGCGTTCCCCTCCAGGTCGTCGAAGCATGCGCGGCGCTGCACGGCCGCGCCAGCCTGGCTATGGTTCGTGGGGGATCATGAGCGACGCCTACCGCGAGCCAGCGCGCGAGACCTCCGCGGAGCCTCCCCGCGTGGTGGGGACGTCCCTCGCGAGCGCCGCCATGCTCGGGACGGCGGCGATGGGCGGCGTGGCCGGCGCGGCCCTGCTCGGCAGCTTGGAGCTCGCCGCGCTCGCCGCCGCGGGGGCCTGCGCGGCGGTGACGCACCTGGCCCGCGCGCGCCGTCGTCGGCGCCTCGAGGGCGAGGTGGCGCGCTTCCTCGGCGACTCCATCGTCGTCGAGCCCGGCGCGTGGACGAGCGCGGACGGCCGCCGGCGCGTGCGCGTCGCCCTGGGCGACGATCACGCGCGCTTCGAGCGGCTCGACCCGGCGTCCGACGTGACCTTGACCAGTCACCGCGCGCGGGTCGACGTCGCCCTCGTGGCCGCCGAGCGGCGCGTGCTGGAGCGTCACGAGGCGCGCGCGTTCGGGCGCCCGCTCCGGCCTTGCTGCTTCGACGGCCTGGGCCCCTCGGCCACGCTGCGGGATCCGCGCACGGTGTCGGTCGAGTCGTGCGCGTCGGGGGTGCTGGTCCGCCGGCTGGACGCGCACGGCGAGCTCATCGGCGACACGTGGCACGCCTCGCCCGCGGCCGCGCGCCGACAGCTGGCCCGCGAGCTCGGCGCGCACCTGGGCGTGTCCTCTCCCCCGCGGCGGTCGTCGGCGCCGGTGCCCGCCGCGAGCTGGGAGCCCGGCGCGGACGCGCGCGTCGCCATCTGAGGGAGACTCGGGCCGACGCCACGTAACCTCCTCCATGGGGACCGATCTCATCGTGGCGCTCGCCGGCTTCGTGCTCTGGTGGGCCGGGTACTACGCCGCGATGGCGGTCGCCTGGCGCTCGGGGGCCAGGGAGGTCGGCATCATGGTCGCCGCGGGCGCGGCCGGCGTCTGCGGCTGCTTCGGCTTGCCCATCCTGGCGTACTTCTGGACCAAGGTTCAGTCCCACACCCAGGCGACCGTCATGGACGGCGACGACGACGCGCCCATCCCACCGCACATGCGCCACTACCAGATCGCCGCCGCGATCGCGATCGTCGGGCTCGTGATCCAGCTCGTGGCCGGACGCATGATGGATTGACGCTGCCTCGTGTGAAGCTCAGGCGGCGAAGGCTTCGTTCGGCTGGTGGAACCGGAACGCGAGGCGAGCGCCCTCGTCGTCGACCCCGGCCACGCGGACCAGCGCGGCCCCGGCCCGGACCTCGGAGTCGCCCTCGCGCAGC
The window above is part of the Sandaracinaceae bacterium genome. Proteins encoded here:
- a CDS encoding aldehyde dehydrogenase family protein, whose product is MQRRACFDDLEGNAMETTQTVGSSGSEAARGPVIDKRSPVSGEPLGTFPITSRDEVFAAVGRARAAFPAWRDTALQDRLRMLSRIKDVVRTHGEEYARRISEDTGKPLVDSLLTELMSIPLFIDHYRKTAPKTLARKRVGTPIIFPGKKSYIEHFPMGVIGVISPWNFPFQLSMVPTVSALIAGNTVVLKPSEVTPLTGEIMDEIFRRIGLPRGVVEVIQGDGSTGAALCEADVDKLFFTGSVATGRKVMAAAAKKPIPVELELGGKDAMIVCADANLERAARAAVWGGLVNCGQMCISVERIFVEDAVHDRFVALLEREVDKVRVGGPDEHADMGPMTFPRQIETVEQHLRGAIAAGAKVLRGGERLDRPGQFFAPTLITEVTTDMEIYREETFGPVLPVVRVKDADEAVRLASDHQYGLNGSVWTRDVDKGLALASRMESGQVMVNDVVAITGNPALPFGGVKNSGFGRYHGPEGLLAFTHQKSIMVDKGKLDFEPFWFPYRQKYAPMAQAFHGLLGGNLPKALLALNKLRKLSE